AAAAGGATGCATTCCTTTGTGCAGCTAAAGGAGTATCTGTTGGTATAGATTTTAGAAAAAAATTAAGTGTAGGCTTTTTTGGTGGAGAAGGGTTTATTCTTGAAAAGTTAGAAGGAGATGGAATGGCTTTTATTCATGCTTGTGGTGCAATAGTTGAAAGAGACTTGGCATTGGGTGAAATTTTAAAAATAGATACAGGTTGCTTAGTTGCCATGACTCAAGGAGTACATTATGACATACAATTTATTGGAGGAATTAAAAATACACTATTTGGTGGAGAAGGAGTCTTCTTTGCCACAGTAACAGGGCCAGGCAAGGTATGGATTCAAAGTTTACCATTCAGCAGATTAGCAGAACGTGTATTTTCAGCAGCACCAAGTGCAGGTGGTAGTAGAAAAGAAGAAGGTAGCGTACTTGGAATGATTGGCAATATTTTCGATGGTGATAATTAATTCAAATGTATATAATACATAATACAGTATATTTCTAGAGTTTTACAAAAATGTACTATTAGAAAATTAAGCAGTAGTTTAGAATAAACTACTGCTTATTATATATTTTACCAGTCACTTGAACCTGAACTGCTACCTGAATCCCAACTAGATGATGAATCAGAACTTGAACCAGCATCCCAGCTAGAAGTTGAAGTATCTGAGCTTGAATTAGAATCCCAAGAGGAAGAGGAATCATTTGAATTACTGTCACCCCAACTGCTTGTACTAGAATCAACATTCCAATCGCCAGAGGTATAAGTTGCATTATTAGAGTCATTATTATGTGATCTATCTGATTCTCTGTAATCATCAGAATACTCATGGTTATGATGGTGCTGATGTTCTGAATCTGATAAAATACTGCCCATCATCATTCCTTCTACAAACCTATCATCATTGTTATTTATTATAGTTGTATGGTTAACTGTTGAATTACCATTTGGCATATATGGATCATTATATGACCTATTTGATGAGTTATAACCAGTATTATTACTATTATTATTAAATGAAGAGTATGAATTGTTAGAGGTTTGACCTTTCTTCATATTAGCAGAACGAAAAGATTCATCCTCCGAGTCCATATATGAATCTAAATTATTGTCTTGAGCAAATTGCTTTTTTCTCTTTTCATAATCGCTATTAATTTTACGTCTTATTATAAAAAAGATTATTCCACCAATTATTGCAATAATAATTATTGTACCAAATATGCTTCCACTACTAGTCTTGTGTTCGACTTTAGTAGAATAATCATCTTTAACAACTTGAGCTTTGCCTGATTTTACAGCCTTAGTTGTAACTTTTTCATCAAGAGCTTTTCCAACCTTAATGATTCCAGCATCAAAATTGTTAGCTTTAAAATCTTGGTTTGGAAGAGATACAATATTGTCTATATCTGAGCTTGAAAGAATACTGTTTGCTTTTGAACCTACTAAAAGCTTATTTTTTTTATCTCCAATTGAACTTACAAATAAAATGTATTGATCTCCGCTTATATTTGATTTTGCATATTGTTTAGCATAATCATCAATACTTTTACCACCCAAAGATTGAACTAAATCAAATTTAACTGTTACTTCTGTATTCTTTTCTATTTTTGCTAAGTTGTCTTCAACAGTATTAAGTGTTTCTTGTTTTAAAACTTTAGCATCATCTACAATATATTTTCCAGAGGCACTAACACCAATTGACAATAGAAATATGAATAGAAGGTTTAATAAAAAAATCTTTCCTATTTTCATAAATATTTCTCCTTTTACTTAAAAATCTTTTTCAATTTTTGATGTTTAAATTATTTTATGTAGTATAAATTTACCATAACAAATACATTATAGCATATTTTGAAAATGTTATACTAATATAAATAAGATAAAAATACTAGAATATTTTGCTTTTAAGCAGTTTATCCTA
The window above is part of the Clostridium saccharoperbutylacetonicum N1-4(HMT) genome. Proteins encoded here:
- a CDS encoding TIGR00266 family protein, whose product is MYAHEIDYKIYGDDMQYVEIELDPAETVIAEAGSMMMIDPNIQMETIFGDGSKQQSNGFMDKLFSAGKRVLTGESLFMTAFTNAGQLKEKAYFAAPYPGKILPMDLSLLGGKLICQKDAFLCAAKGVSVGIDFRKKLSVGFFGGEGFILEKLEGDGMAFIHACGAIVERDLALGEILKIDTGCLVAMTQGVHYDIQFIGGIKNTLFGGEGVFFATVTGPGKVWIQSLPFSRLAERVFSAAPSAGGSRKEEGSVLGMIGNIFDGDN
- a CDS encoding TPM domain-containing protein, giving the protein MKIGKIFLLNLLFIFLLSIGVSASGKYIVDDAKVLKQETLNTVEDNLAKIEKNTEVTVKFDLVQSLGGKSIDDYAKQYAKSNISGDQYILFVSSIGDKKNKLLVGSKANSILSSSDIDNIVSLPNQDFKANNFDAGIIKVGKALDEKVTTKAVKSGKAQVVKDDYSTKVEHKTSSGSIFGTIIIIAIIGGIIFFIIRRKINSDYEKRKKQFAQDNNLDSYMDSEDESFRSANMKKGQTSNNSYSSFNNNSNNTGYNSSNRSYNDPYMPNGNSTVNHTTIINNNDDRFVEGMMMGSILSDSEHQHHHNHEYSDDYRESDRSHNNDSNNATYTSGDWNVDSSTSSWGDSNSNDSSSSWDSNSSSDTSTSSWDAGSSSDSSSSWDSGSSSGSSDW